A stretch of the Papaver somniferum cultivar HN1 chromosome 6, ASM357369v1, whole genome shotgun sequence genome encodes the following:
- the LOC113287531 gene encoding formin BNI1-like has product MESEKRSSHRSGSEYFICFTARNSSSMKISSKSIQSPGRHSGKFGESSASLSSSLSRRLRSNGSIKRSPMFPTGSQKKKGSSLETTAAEPSSPKVTCIGQVRVKTKKQGQKFRRRSKRKGDLSFRKTEQNHQQPQECLPHRNQRWVHLTLSICEALKTFGAEFNCLLPCTKSYSCLTGEKSDQKRNGRQTTERNNSSCREVFANWVMTGLHENDQNEMNMDNNDNEMELVVSRREDEMRRVKREEMIGEIEMQILEEKRVSICRSEVEQGEEGRVSICIPPKNALLLMRCRSEPFRNSALANRFWESPIRNKEEENYLQREAVIVAEEVDTDDRESGDEEEEVEDDTGDENELKSELEEENFCKTPEKEENADISLDEHHEKENQDIEEEEIHVIVAEEKVIDNGCSAIEPLVEVDILKIEECEEEPIIQVKEQELMLELSEERIESRRPSISSGRVSFSSCTKSIHEEEETEQCPEQVKMAVFEETVKEDKVAEPRISVEKRETMEINKQGDEELAEELKSKEREKGDHELPDCLLLMMCEPKLSMEVSKETWVCSTDFIRFRPERKLIQNNGGDNDHSKKRNSTDSKGRLSTDSKSRLSTDSNPSNGRPPLHGKHQKPPTPPRRSISKPPPPPPPAEVAPPIEHSTSPSSMATMIEQKFVHAVAYEPFVLTRCKSEPLKSSAKLAPEACFWKSMKLEPHTQGPPNLGVGAATGIGF; this is encoded by the coding sequence ATGGAATCCGAGAAAAGATCATCGCATAGAAGTGGTAGTGAATACTTCATATGTTTTACAGCAAGAAATTCATCTTCCAtgaaaatatcttcaaaatcaaTTCAAAGTCCAGGAAGACACAGTGGAAAATTTGgagaatcttcagcttcattatCTTCTTCATTAAGCAGAAGGTTAAGAAGCAATGGAAGTATTAAGCGTTCACCAATGTTTCCAACTGGAAGTCAGAAGAAAAAAGGTTCATCTTTagaaacaacagcagcagaacCATCTTCACCAAAAGTTACTTGTATTGGCCAAGTTCGTGTCAAAACAAAGAAGCAAGGTCAAAAATTTAGAAGAAGATCAAAAAGAAAAGGGGATTTAAGTTTTAGAAAAACGGAACAGAATCATCAACAGCCGCAAGAATGTTTACCACATAGAAATCAAAGATGGGTTCATCTTACATTATCAATTTGTGAAGCCTTAAAAACCTTTGGGGCTGAGTTTAATTGCTTATTACCTTGTACTAAGTCTTATTCATGTTTAACAGGGGAAAAATCTGATCAGAAGAGAAATGGAAGACAAACTACAGAAAGGAATAATAGTTCTTGTAGAGAAGTTTTTGCAAATTGGGTTATGACTGGTTTGCATGAAAATGATCAGAATGAGATGAATATGGATAATAATGATAATGAGATGGAGTTAGTGGTGagcagaagagaagatgaaatgagaagAGTGAAACGAGAAGAAATGATCGGTGAaattgagatgcagatcttagaagAGAAAAGGGTAAGTATATGTAGGAGTGAGGTTGAACAAGGAGAAGAGGGACGGGTTAGTATTTGCATTCCACCTAAAAATGCTCTGTTATTGATGCGATGCAGATCTGAGCCTTTTAGAAATTCTGCTCTTGCTAATCGTTTCTGGGAATCTCCTataagaaataaagaagaagaaaattatcTACAAAGAGAAGCAGTAATAGTAGCCGAAGAAGTTGATACAGATGATCGTGAAagtggtgatgaagaagaagaagtggaagatGATACGGGTGATGAAAATGAACTGAAATCAGAATTAGAAGAAGAGAATTTCTGTAAAACCCCAGAAAAGGAAGAAAATGCAGACATTTCGTTAGACGAACATCATGAAAAGGAAAATCaagatattgaagaagaagaaatacacgtCATAGTTGCAGAAGAAAAGGTAATTGATAATGGTTGTTCTGCTATTGAACCACTCGTTGAAGTAGATATTCTTAAAATAGAGGAATGCGAAGAAGAGCCCATAATTCAGGTGAAAGAACAAGAACTGATGCTGGAATTGAGTGAAGAAAGAATAGAGAGTAGAAGACCAAGTATTTCTTCCGGAAGAGTTAGTTTTTCTTCATGTACAAAATCTATCCACGAGGAAGAAGAAACAGAGCAATGCCCAGAACAAGTGAAAATGGCAGTTTTTGAAGAAACGGTCAAAGAAGACAAAGTTGCGGAACCAAGAATTTCTGTTGAAAAGAGAGAAACCATGGAAATCAACAAACAGGGAGATGAAGAACTAGCAGAAGAATTGAAGTCaaaggagagagaaaagggtGATCATGAATTACCAGATTGTTTATTATTAATGATGTGTGAACCAAAATTATCAATGGAGGTTTCAAAAGAAACGTGGGTTTGTAGCACTGATTTCATCAGATTTCGACCGGAAAGAAAACTCATTCAAAACAATGGTGGAGATAATGATCATTCAAAAAAACGAAACAGTACTGATTCAAAGGGTAGACTCAGTACCGATTCAAAGAGTCGACTCAGTACTGATTCTAATCCTAGTAATGGTCGTCCACCACTGCATGGTAAACATCAAAAACCACCAACACCACCGAGAAGATCTATCTCTaaaccgccgccgccgccaccacctgcTGAAGTTGCGCCACCTATTGAACACTCTACATCACCATCATCAATGGCGACAATGATAGAGCAGAAATTTGTCCACGCTGTAGCGTACGAACCGTTCGTACTGACAAGGTGCAAGTCCGAGCCATTGAAATCTTCAGCTAAGTTAGCTCCAGAAGCTTGTTTCTGGAAAAGTATGAAGCTTGAACCTCACACTCAAGGTCCTCCGAATCTTGGCGTTGGCGCAGCTACTGGTATCGGCTTCTAA